The following nucleotide sequence is from Primulina tabacum isolate GXHZ01 chromosome 2, ASM2559414v2, whole genome shotgun sequence.
TTAATCGAAATCCGAATGCTGTTATTTTATCTTTGGCATGCTTAGCACCAAATTCGTTTTGTTATAAAATATAAGAGAAATGATGTGAATCATGTGATGAAGTTGGAGCTTGTTGTATCATTAATTACACGTAAAACTTGGTGACTTAGCTTGAATCCTGGTGTTTTCGCAGGTACTAGATGAGGCTGATAGATTGCTAAATGAAGATTTTGAGAAATCCCTTGACGAGATCTTGAACGTTATTCCTCGTGAGagaataacatttttattttctgcaaCCATGACTAAAAAGGTAAGCAAAGAAgaagtttttattttaaatgtttaaaaatcaaagttttttagtccTTTTCAAATGATATTACCATTTACTGCTACTAGCTTCAGTTCTTTGGATGCAGTTACAGTATTGCTCATTTCAATTATCTTTTACAATTATTACTGTTTCAACAGAATCTCCCTTCCACTGATTATTTaaattcttgtttatttgaagaaaagaaaagcGGAAATATGTTGGGGTGGGTTACATAATTTCAGTTGTAATATTTCGTAGCATCAGCATGCAATATCTTTTATGTGCTGTATATATTTGCGCTCAAACACTGATGCTAAGATTATTTTGAAGTCGgtgttttttttatcaaattagCTTTTTATCTTGCTTTTCTGGCTTTTGCAATCACGCAGCAGATTATAGTCagcttatttttttttatatctcaATTTAAACGATCTTCGATGTTAATTGTTTCTAATAAGAAAATAACAGCATCACCCTTAGGTTCACTCGTGCACCACTGTCAAGATTGGTTTCCAATACCAATTGTACTTGAAACTTGTGTGCTAAATAATATGGCATGCAGCTGTAGTATTTGTCAAGTAAATGGCATCACTCATCTATATTTTGGGAGGACATTATCAAGGATTATTGATGTTGAGGAAATCTGATTGAATTATGTAACTAGTTCTGTTGTCAACATAACAGGTAAAAAAGCTGCAGAGGGCTTGTCTCAAAAATCCTGTCAAGGTAGTTCAATGCTAGCTGTGTTTGTTTCATTTTAATATTTGTATTTGTCAACTTCTCTTACTTTCTAATTTCCATTCCAGATCGAAGTCGCATCAAAATATTCCACTGTCGATACGCTGAAGCAACAATATTGTTTTGTTCCTGCAAAGTACAAGGTTTGTAGTCTGTACATACATTGAGTAGCTTAATGTTCTTTGCATCATAGTAAGCAAACGATGGATTTGTATTTGATTTTGGCAATGTAAACCTGGCTCTTGGAGCTATGGTGATGGCAGTCTAGATAGATAAATCAGATTGTGTTTAGGATGGAAAAGGAATGGTTTAAGTAGTTCCTACGGGTGTCCTTTTCACTTCCCGGTGCTAAAAGGAAAAAATGGAGTTGCTAATGATAttataatctatgaaacctgGCTCTTGGAGCTTTGGTGATGGCAGTCTAGGTAAATAATTCAGATTGTGATTAGGATGGAAAAGGTACGGTTTAAGTAGTTCCTATGGGTGTCCTTTTCACTCCCCGGTGCTAAAAGGAAAAAATGAAGTTGCTAATGATATTATAATCTGTGAAGAGGGAAAACGATGCAAACTTCGCTGAGAATTTTTTTCCGTCATGCATCTTTCTTCTTTTTACCTTCCATTTTTTGGCTTTTCCCCAGGATTGTTATCTTGTATATATTCTGACTGAGATGTCAGGAAGCACATCTATGGTTTTCACCCGAACATGTGATGCAACCACTCTTTTGGCATATATTCTTCGGAACCTTGGCTTCAGAGCCATTCCTATCAATGGTCATATGAGCCAGGTACTGCTATATATTCTGTGTCGAAACACGTCTCATGTCTGTCTTGTATAATTTTACCTTCCAATTATAGTGGTCCATGAATTTAATTTTCTCCATATGATTTGTTTTTCGTCAGACAAAAAGGCTTGGAGCTTTAAACCAATTCAAAGCCGGAGAATGTAATATTCTTATCTGCACCGATGTTGCCAGTAGAGGACTTGATATTCCATCAGTTGATATGGTTATCAATTATGACATTCCCACAAACTCAAAGGTGAAAACATTTTTGATGTTATACAATTATTTATTCCAAATTCCTACCCAGAGTTTGGACGCATATATCCTTCAACTGAGTATTGTTACCTAATCCTTTCTTCCCATTCCTACTTTGAAAATCCGTTTTGAATTTCAGGTCATCAATCTCAATGAAGTTTTCCTCCTATCTGTGCACGCGCTCATATATGGATatttaaatatgaaaaaatattaactgGAGAAGGATTGTGTTGTATGAATCACAGAGAGAAGAAAAACTAATTTCTAATGCGCATATGATGAGCAGTAAGGAGCAAATATTCCTTGCATCTTTGATGCTAATGGTCCTACAATTTCATTAAGTTTTTCTTCATTCTTGCCATGAAAATTGAGGCTTTCAGAACTCAGTTATTGCGACAGATGCTATTTTTTAGTAGTGCATTTGATATGGAACACTTTAATAATGTAGTTCGTTTTCACTTTAGAATCCCCTTCATGGTTTTTTTCCTTGCCAGCTTCTCACTTTTTGAACCCTTGTTGTTTACTGGTTAACTAATTCTATTATTTCTTTTCAACTTTGCCGAGATATTGGCTTGCCTAGTGCCTAGAGTGTTTTTGTTTCTTGTTTCTAATAGCTCTTAGTACTCAATTGTTTCATGAAATACCGGTAGGATTATATACATCGTGTGGGAAGAACCGCTCGGGCTGGGCGCTCTGGGGTTGCCATAGCAATTGTGAACCAGTACGAGTTGGAGTGGTACTTGCAGATAGAGAAGCTCATCGGTAAGAAGTCATGTTCgaaactgaagaaaataatTATGTGCTAACATTTATTTCTCTTCAGGTAAAAAGCTACCTCAGTACTCCGCCCAAGAAGATGAGGTTTTATTGCTGTTGGAACGTGTCACAGAGGCCAAAAGAATATCCCAAATGGTACATTATTGATTGATATTTGAAACGTCTTACTAATCATGTTATTTAATGTTTTTGGTGAGTTCCTCAGAAACTGATATAAGAGTATATACGGTTTCTTCGTCTGGTTTTCATTCTAcagaaaattaaagaaagtgGGGGCAAGAAGAAGCGAAAGGGCGATGAAGATGACGGTGAAGAAGATATGAACAAATATTTGGGTCGGAGTAAGGGGAAATCCTTTAAAAAGGCGAAAAGAAGGTGAATGCTGGAGGATCTTT
It contains:
- the LOC142537030 gene encoding DEAD-box ATP-dependent RNA helicase 10, which produces MEEVREEKSFKDLGVNEQLVEACDNLGWKNPTKIQIEAIPFSLEGKDIIGLAQTGSGKTGAFAIPILQSLLENPQAFFACVLSPTRELAIQISEQFEALGSGFGVKCAVLVGGIDLVQQSIALGKRPHIVVATPGRLVDHLSNTKGFSLRTLKYLVLDEADRLLNEDFEKSLDEILNVIPRERITFLFSATMTKKVKKLQRACLKNPVKIEVASKYSTVDTLKQQYCFVPAKYKDCYLVYILTEMSGSTSMVFTRTCDATTLLAYILRNLGFRAIPINGHMSQTKRLGALNQFKAGECNILICTDVASRGLDIPSVDMVINYDIPTNSKDYIHRVGRTARAGRSGVAIAIVNQYELEWYLQIEKLIGKKLPQYSAQEDEVLLLLERVTEAKRISQMKIKESGGKKKRKGDEDDGEEDMNKYLGRSKGKSFKKAKRR